A single Schistocerca piceifrons isolate TAMUIC-IGC-003096 chromosome 6, iqSchPice1.1, whole genome shotgun sequence DNA region contains:
- the LOC124803075 gene encoding vasotab-like, whose protein sequence is MNTGAFILILAMAGVSFANFVPPPHLHKPLAPICCPRFVPPECCPSYCPEEYKPVCATDCHHLRTFANICFMHATNCLENTRYRKVYDGKCPNSHPMLQFHDKEIEWM, encoded by the exons CCATGGCCGGTGTGTCCTTCGCTAACTTTGTGCCGCCTCCGCACTTGCACAAGCCGTTGGCTCCCATCTGCTGTCCGCGTTTTGTGCCACCTGAATGCTGCCCGTCTTATTGCCCAGAGGAGTATAAACCTGTCTGTGCCACTGACTGCCACCATCTGCGGACTTTTGCCAACATTTGTTTCATGCATGCTACAAACTGCCTGGAAAATACGA GATACCGCAAAGTCTATGACGGAAAATGCCCAAACAGCCACCCAATGCTCCAGTTCCATGATAAAGAAATTGAGTGGATGTAA